The Glycine soja cultivar W05 chromosome 6, ASM419377v2, whole genome shotgun sequence genome has a window encoding:
- the LOC114414702 gene encoding polyadenylate-binding protein RBP47C'-like isoform X2, which yields MQPTSNGSDSQATEQRTPPPQWMPMQYPAAAMVMQHHMMPPQHYAPPPPQPYMAYHHYQQQLPHALHAHHQGSSAENKTVWVGDLHHWMDENYLHRCFASNGEISSIKVIRNKQTGLSEGYGFVEFYSHGTAEKVLQNYAGILMPNTEQPFRLNWATFGTGDKRSDNVPDLSIFVGDLAADVTDSMLHETFSNRYPSVKAAKVVFDANTGRSKGYGFVRFGDDDERSQAMTEMNGVYCSSRPMRIGAATPRKTSGYQQGSQSNGISSQSEADSTNTTIFVGGLDSNVTAEDLKQPFSQYGEIVSVKIPVGKGCGFVQFANRNNAEEALQKLNGTTIGKQMVRLSWGRNPANKQFRADFGNAWSGAYYGGPVYDGYGYALPPSHDPSIYAAAYGAYPIYGGHQQQVS from the exons ATGCAACCAACATCCAACGGCTCTGATTCGCAAGCGACGGAGCAGCGGACGCCGCCGCCCCAGTGGATGCCGATGCAGTACCCGGCAGCGGCGATGGTAATGCAGCACCACATGATGCCGCCTCAACATTACGCTCCTCCGCCGCCGCAGCCCTACATGGCCTACCACCACTACCAACAACAGCTGCCGCACGCCCTGCACGCGCACCATCAGGGATCCAGTGCCGAGAACAAGACCGTTTGGGTCGGCGATTTGCATCATTGGATGGACGAAAATTATCTCCACCGCTGTTTCGCTTCCAACGGCGAG ATTTCCTCAATTAAGGTTATTCGCAATAAGCAGACTGGTCTATCAGAGGGTTATGGATTTGTGGAATTCTATTCACATGGCACAGCTGAGAAAGTTTTGCAGAATTATGCTGGGATATTGATGCCTAACACAGAGCAACCTTTCCGCCTTAACTGGGCAACATTTGGCACAGGAGACAAGCGTTCAGATAATGTTCCTGATCTTTCTATTTTTGTAGGAGATTTAGCTGCTGATGTTACAGATAGCATGTTGCATgaaacattttctaatagataCCCATCTGTTAAAGCTGCAAAAGTTGTTTTTGATGCCAATACTGGCCGTTCAAAGGGTTATGGTTTCGTCAGGTTTGGAGATGATGATGAGAGGTCTCAGGCTATGACTGAAATGAATGGTGTTTACTGTTCTAGCAGGCCTATGCGTATTGGTGCTGCAACTCCTAGGAAGACATCTGGCTACCAACAAG GAAGTCAGTCAAATGGCATATCCAGCCAATCTGAAGCTGATTCTACAAACACAACT ATATTTGTCGGAGGACTTGACTCTAATGTTACAGCTGAAGATCTTAAGCAACCATTCTCCCAGTATGGTGAGATAGTCTCTGTTAAAATACCTGTTGGAAAAGGATGTGGTTTTGTACAATTTGCAAACAG AAATAATGCTGAAGAGGCATTGCAGAAGCTAAATGGGACAACGATTGGCAAACAAATGGTTCGTCTTTCATGGGGCCGCAATCCAGCAAATAAGCAG TTTAGAGCAGATTTCGGCAATGCTTGGAGTGGGGCGTATTATGGAGGGCCTGTTTATGATGGTTATGGATATGCTTTGCCACCATCTCACGACCCAAGCATATATGCTGCTGCTTATGGGGCTTACCCTATTTATGGAGGACACCAACAGCAAGTAAGCTGA
- the LOC114414703 gene encoding uncharacterized protein LOC114414703: MANSKLGFNFMVSAIFLSLMTFHGTFSVQGRPLKMEIKEQVTTHENIIDEIAKAAEYTATWHRHTLEFEDTKNPQYDGVTNDFQPTDPGHSPGAGHSSPHANIVSISKP; encoded by the coding sequence ATGGCCAATTCGAAGCTTGGGTTCAACTTCATGGTCAGtgctatttttctttccttaatgACTTTTCATGGAACCTTTTCAGTTCAGGGAAGGCCACTGAAAATGGAGATCAAGGAGCAAGTCACAACCCACGAAAACATTATCGATGAAATAGCTAAAGCGGCAGAATATACTGCCACGTGGCACCGTCACACCTTAGAATTCGAAGACACCAAGAATCCACAATATGACGGCGTTACAAACGATTTCCAACCAACGGATCCAGGGCACAGTCCCGGTGCCGGCCATTCCTCCCCACACGCCAACATAGTTTCAATTTCAAAGCCATAA
- the LOC114414702 gene encoding polyadenylate-binding protein RBP47C'-like isoform X1, translating to MQPTSNGSDSQATEQRTPPPQWMPMQYPAAAMVMQHHMMPPQHYAPPPPQPYMAYHHYQQQLPHALHAHHQGSSAENKTVWVGDLHHWMDENYLHRCFASNGEISSIKVIRNKQTGLSEGYGFVEFYSHGTAEKVLQNYAGILMPNTEQPFRLNWATFGTGDKRSDNVPDLSIFVGDLAADVTDSMLHETFSNRYPSVKAAKVVFDANTGRSKGYGFVRFGDDDERSQAMTEMNGVYCSSRPMRIGAATPRKTSGYQQGSQSNGISSQSEADSTNTTIFVGGLDSNVTAEDLKQPFSQYGEIVSVKIPVGKGCGFVQFANRNNAEEALQKLNGTTIGKQMVRLSWGRNPANKQQFRADFGNAWSGAYYGGPVYDGYGYALPPSHDPSIYAAAYGAYPIYGGHQQQVS from the exons ATGCAACCAACATCCAACGGCTCTGATTCGCAAGCGACGGAGCAGCGGACGCCGCCGCCCCAGTGGATGCCGATGCAGTACCCGGCAGCGGCGATGGTAATGCAGCACCACATGATGCCGCCTCAACATTACGCTCCTCCGCCGCCGCAGCCCTACATGGCCTACCACCACTACCAACAACAGCTGCCGCACGCCCTGCACGCGCACCATCAGGGATCCAGTGCCGAGAACAAGACCGTTTGGGTCGGCGATTTGCATCATTGGATGGACGAAAATTATCTCCACCGCTGTTTCGCTTCCAACGGCGAG ATTTCCTCAATTAAGGTTATTCGCAATAAGCAGACTGGTCTATCAGAGGGTTATGGATTTGTGGAATTCTATTCACATGGCACAGCTGAGAAAGTTTTGCAGAATTATGCTGGGATATTGATGCCTAACACAGAGCAACCTTTCCGCCTTAACTGGGCAACATTTGGCACAGGAGACAAGCGTTCAGATAATGTTCCTGATCTTTCTATTTTTGTAGGAGATTTAGCTGCTGATGTTACAGATAGCATGTTGCATgaaacattttctaatagataCCCATCTGTTAAAGCTGCAAAAGTTGTTTTTGATGCCAATACTGGCCGTTCAAAGGGTTATGGTTTCGTCAGGTTTGGAGATGATGATGAGAGGTCTCAGGCTATGACTGAAATGAATGGTGTTTACTGTTCTAGCAGGCCTATGCGTATTGGTGCTGCAACTCCTAGGAAGACATCTGGCTACCAACAAG GAAGTCAGTCAAATGGCATATCCAGCCAATCTGAAGCTGATTCTACAAACACAACT ATATTTGTCGGAGGACTTGACTCTAATGTTACAGCTGAAGATCTTAAGCAACCATTCTCCCAGTATGGTGAGATAGTCTCTGTTAAAATACCTGTTGGAAAAGGATGTGGTTTTGTACAATTTGCAAACAG AAATAATGCTGAAGAGGCATTGCAGAAGCTAAATGGGACAACGATTGGCAAACAAATGGTTCGTCTTTCATGGGGCCGCAATCCAGCAAATAAGCAG CAGTTTAGAGCAGATTTCGGCAATGCTTGGAGTGGGGCGTATTATGGAGGGCCTGTTTATGATGGTTATGGATATGCTTTGCCACCATCTCACGACCCAAGCATATATGCTGCTGCTTATGGGGCTTACCCTATTTATGGAGGACACCAACAGCAAGTAAGCTGA